In one Streptomyces sp. NBC_00597 genomic region, the following are encoded:
- a CDS encoding MarR family winged helix-turn-helix transcriptional regulator, with translation MTAAQAAQESPHPPQRLGLLLAWHGSITETRMKKALSTAGLTPRHAMTLMHLEVGPVGQRALAERLEVDPSVLVGILNDLEGEGLAVRRRDPADRRRHNVAITEAGSAALAKTNAALDEVELAMFAALSQQDRDALRGLLARIDSNADDFNCTE, from the coding sequence ATGACGGCAGCTCAGGCAGCTCAGGAATCCCCGCACCCCCCGCAGCGGCTGGGCCTGCTGCTGGCCTGGCACGGCTCGATCACCGAGACCCGGATGAAGAAGGCGCTCAGCACGGCTGGGCTCACCCCGCGGCACGCGATGACGCTCATGCACCTGGAGGTCGGCCCCGTCGGTCAGCGGGCACTCGCCGAGCGGCTGGAGGTGGACCCGAGCGTGCTCGTCGGCATCCTCAACGACCTGGAGGGCGAGGGCCTGGCCGTCCGCCGCCGGGACCCGGCCGACCGCCGCCGTCACAACGTGGCCATCACCGAGGCCGGATCGGCCGCCCTCGCCAAGACGAACGCGGCGCTCGACGAGGTCGAACTCGCCATGTTCGCCGCGCTCTCGCAGCAGGACCGGGACGCACTGCGCGGGCTGCTGGCCCGGATCGACTCGAACGCCGACGACTTCAACTGCACCGAGTAG
- a CDS encoding TetR family transcriptional regulator has translation MPPAAAEPLTPERILETTEEVLRRFGPTKATVVDVARALGVSHGSVYRHFPSKAALREAVTDRWLAKSVVRLGEIASAPDGTAPSKLEAWLEALFEAKRHKAGDDPELFATYTVLLAENSGVVDHHLTQLIDQLGRIISEGVEAGSLSAPDVPAAARAVFDATGRFHDPQYAADWLSPTIITEFEAVTSLVIRGLRA, from the coding sequence ATGCCCCCCGCTGCCGCCGAGCCCCTGACACCCGAGCGCATCCTCGAAACCACCGAGGAAGTGCTGCGCCGATTCGGCCCGACCAAGGCGACCGTGGTGGACGTGGCCCGGGCCCTGGGCGTCAGTCACGGCAGCGTGTACCGGCACTTCCCGTCGAAGGCGGCGCTGCGCGAGGCCGTCACGGACCGCTGGCTCGCCAAGAGCGTGGTCCGCCTGGGGGAGATCGCCTCGGCCCCCGACGGGACCGCGCCCTCCAAGCTGGAGGCGTGGCTGGAGGCGCTCTTCGAGGCCAAGCGCCACAAGGCGGGTGACGACCCCGAGCTGTTCGCGACGTACACGGTGCTGCTCGCCGAGAACAGCGGTGTGGTGGACCACCACCTGACACAGCTCATCGACCAACTGGGCCGGATCATCTCCGAAGGCGTCGAGGCGGGCTCGCTCAGTGCGCCCGACGTGCCGGCGGCCGCCCGTGCGGTGTTCGACGCCACCGGCCGTTTCCACGATCCGCAGTACGCGGCCGATTGGCTCTCGCCCACGATCATCACGGAGTTCGAGGCGGTCACCTCGCTCGTGATCCGGGGCCTGCGCGCCTGA
- a CDS encoding MFS transporter: MPESSRRRRLLVLAICCTSLLIVSLDVTVLNVALPSMRRELDASVAGMQWTIDAYTLVLASLLMLAGSTADRIGRRRVFAAGLVVFTAGSLLCSLAPSLEWLIAFRMVQAVGGSMLNPVAMSIITNTFTDPRERARAIGAWGAVVGISMAVGPLIGGLLVDSVGWRSIFWLNLPVGLLALVLTLRFVPESRAAHPRRPDPVGQLLVMTLLGSVTYGIIEAPTAGWNAPVILGCAAVAVASLAGLLFYEPRRAEPLIDPRFFRSAPFSGATVIAVSAFAALSGFLFLNTLYLQDVRGLSALDAGLYMLPMAALAFICPPLSGRLVGSRGPRPSLLIAGTAMASSGLLFAAFSAQTSTPLLFTAYVLFGLGFGMVNAPITNTAVSGMPRAQAGVAAAVASTSRQTGGTLGVAVIGAVLAAGTAGGADFTEATRPAWWVITACGLLALVVGAVTSGRWAMRTAARTARTLERTPAEPKPAAVPPRG; encoded by the coding sequence ATGCCCGAGTCGAGTCGTCGTCGCAGACTCCTGGTCCTGGCGATCTGCTGCACGAGCCTGCTCATCGTCAGCCTCGACGTGACGGTGCTCAACGTCGCCCTGCCCTCGATGCGCCGCGAGCTGGACGCGTCCGTCGCCGGCATGCAGTGGACGATCGACGCGTACACGCTGGTCCTGGCCTCGCTGCTGATGCTGGCGGGCTCCACGGCGGACCGGATCGGGCGCCGCAGGGTCTTCGCCGCGGGCCTGGTGGTCTTCACCGCGGGCTCGCTGCTCTGCTCGCTCGCGCCGAGCCTGGAGTGGCTGATCGCCTTCCGGATGGTCCAGGCCGTGGGCGGCTCGATGCTGAACCCGGTCGCCATGTCGATCATCACCAATACGTTCACGGATCCGCGCGAGCGGGCCCGTGCCATCGGCGCCTGGGGCGCGGTGGTCGGCATATCCATGGCCGTGGGCCCGCTGATCGGCGGACTGCTCGTGGATTCCGTCGGCTGGCGGTCCATTTTCTGGCTCAACCTCCCGGTCGGGCTGCTGGCGCTGGTGCTGACGCTGCGCTTCGTCCCCGAATCGCGGGCCGCGCACCCGCGCCGCCCGGACCCGGTGGGCCAGCTGCTGGTCATGACCCTGCTGGGCTCCGTGACGTACGGGATCATCGAGGCGCCGACCGCGGGCTGGAACGCTCCGGTCATCCTCGGCTGCGCGGCCGTGGCCGTGGCCTCGCTGGCGGGGCTGCTGTTCTACGAGCCGCGCCGGGCGGAGCCCCTGATCGACCCCCGGTTCTTCCGGAGCGCTCCCTTCAGCGGCGCGACGGTGATCGCCGTCAGCGCCTTCGCCGCGCTGTCCGGGTTCCTGTTCCTCAACACCCTGTACCTGCAAGACGTACGGGGGCTGAGCGCGCTCGACGCCGGGCTCTACATGCTGCCGATGGCTGCGCTCGCCTTCATCTGCCCCCCGTTGTCGGGGCGACTGGTGGGCAGTCGGGGGCCGCGGCCGTCGCTCCTGATCGCGGGGACGGCGATGGCGTCGAGCGGGCTCCTGTTCGCCGCCTTCTCGGCGCAGACCTCGACGCCGCTGCTGTTCACCGCGTACGTGTTGTTCGGGCTGGGCTTCGGCATGGTCAACGCGCCCATCACGAACACGGCGGTCTCCGGTATGCCCCGGGCCCAGGCGGGTGTCGCGGCCGCGGTCGCCTCCACCAGCCGGCAGACCGGCGGCACGCTGGGCGTGGCCGTGATCGGCGCGGTGCTGGCCGCGGGGACGGCCGGCGGCGCCGATTTCACCGAGGCGACCCGGCCGGCCTGGTGGGTCATCACGGCCTGCGGACTGCTCGCGCTCGTCGTGGGCGCCGTGACCAGCGGCCGGTGGGCGATGCGGACCGCGGCACGAACCGCCCGCACGCTGGAGCGGACGCCCGCGGAACCGAAGCCGGCCGCTGTCCCGCCGAGGGGCTGA
- the ppdK gene encoding pyruvate, phosphate dikinase: MSENKDQKFVYDFTEGNRDLKDLLGGKGANLAEMTNLGLPVPPGFTITTEACKVYLASGEAPAALRDEVSAHLAALEAKMGKKLGQSDDPLLVSVRSGAKFSMPGMMDTVLNIGLSDESVTGLASQAGNERFAWDSYRRLIQMFGKTVLDVDGELFEEALDEAKAAKKVTVDTDLDAADLKKLVTRFKKIVAKQAGREFPQDAREQLDLAVEAVFNSWNTERAKLYRRQERIPSDLGTAVNICSMVFGNLGPDSGTGVAFTRDPASGHAGVYGDYLQNAQGEDVVAGIRNTVPLADLEAIDKASYDQLMTIMTTLETHYKDLCDIEFTIERGQLWMLQTRVGKRTAGAAFRIATQLVDQGLIDEAEALQRVNGAQLAQLMFPRFDDGATTTLLGRGIAASPGAAVGKAVFDSYTAVKWSRSGEKVILIRRETNPDDLDGMIAAEGILTSRGGKTSHAAVVARGMGKTCVCGAEDLEVDTKRRRMTVGGQVIEEGDVVSIDGSTGKVYLGEVPVVPSPVVEYFEGRMHAGADDADELVAAVHRIMAYADRVRRLRVRANADNAEDALRARRFGAQGIGLCRTEHMFLGERRELVEHLILADTDKEREEALSALLPLQKKDFVELFEAMDGLPVTVRLLDPPLHEFLPDITELSVRVALAEARKDANENDLRLLQAVHKLHEQNPMLGLRGVRLGLVIPGLFAMQVRAIAEAAAERKNAKGDPRAEIMVPLVGTVQELEIVREEADAVIAEVEAATGTSLKLTIGTMIELPRAALTAAQIAEAAQFFSFGTNDLTQTVWGFSRDDVEASFFTAYLEKGIFGVSPFETIDKDGVGALVRSAVQAGRATRPDLKLGVCGEHGGDPESVHFFHEVGLDYVSCSPFRIPVARLEAGRAAAEAKGSDSR, encoded by the coding sequence GTGTCGGAAAACAAAGATCAGAAGTTCGTCTACGACTTCACCGAGGGAAACCGCGACCTCAAGGACCTTCTCGGCGGCAAGGGGGCCAACCTCGCCGAGATGACCAACCTGGGTCTGCCGGTCCCTCCCGGCTTCACCATCACCACCGAGGCCTGCAAGGTCTACCTCGCCAGCGGTGAGGCCCCGGCCGCGCTGCGCGACGAGGTCAGCGCCCACCTGGCCGCCCTTGAGGCGAAGATGGGCAAGAAGCTCGGCCAGTCGGACGACCCGCTCCTGGTCTCCGTGCGCTCCGGTGCCAAGTTCTCCATGCCCGGCATGATGGACACGGTCCTCAACATCGGCCTCTCCGACGAATCCGTGACCGGCCTCGCCTCCCAGGCCGGTAACGAGCGCTTCGCGTGGGACTCGTACCGCCGCCTGATCCAGATGTTCGGCAAGACCGTCCTGGACGTGGACGGCGAGCTCTTCGAGGAGGCCCTCGACGAGGCCAAGGCCGCCAAGAAGGTCACCGTCGACACCGACCTCGACGCCGCCGACCTGAAGAAGCTGGTCACCCGCTTCAAGAAGATCGTCGCCAAGCAGGCCGGCCGCGAGTTCCCGCAGGACGCCCGCGAGCAGCTCGACCTCGCCGTCGAGGCGGTCTTCAACTCCTGGAACACCGAGCGCGCCAAGCTCTACCGCCGCCAGGAGCGCATCCCGAGCGACCTGGGCACCGCGGTCAACATCTGCTCCATGGTCTTCGGCAACCTCGGCCCCGACTCCGGCACCGGCGTCGCCTTCACCCGCGACCCGGCCAGCGGCCACGCCGGCGTGTACGGCGACTACCTGCAGAACGCCCAGGGCGAGGACGTCGTCGCGGGCATCCGCAACACCGTCCCGCTGGCGGACCTGGAGGCCATCGACAAGGCCTCGTACGACCAGCTCATGACGATCATGACGACGCTGGAGACCCACTACAAGGATCTCTGCGACATCGAGTTCACCATCGAGCGCGGTCAGCTGTGGATGCTGCAGACCCGCGTCGGCAAGCGCACCGCCGGCGCCGCGTTCCGCATCGCCACCCAGCTCGTGGACCAGGGCCTGATCGACGAGGCCGAGGCCCTCCAGCGCGTCAACGGCGCCCAGCTCGCGCAGCTGATGTTCCCCCGCTTCGACGACGGCGCCACCACGACCCTGCTCGGCCGCGGCATCGCCGCCTCCCCGGGTGCGGCGGTCGGCAAGGCCGTCTTCGACTCGTACACGGCCGTCAAGTGGTCGCGCTCCGGCGAGAAGGTCATCCTGATCCGCCGCGAGACGAACCCGGACGACCTGGACGGCATGATCGCCGCCGAGGGCATCCTGACCTCGCGCGGCGGCAAGACCTCGCACGCGGCCGTCGTGGCCCGCGGCATGGGCAAGACCTGCGTCTGCGGCGCCGAGGACCTCGAAGTCGACACCAAGCGCCGCCGCATGACGGTCGGCGGCCAGGTGATCGAGGAGGGCGACGTCGTCTCCATCGACGGCTCCACCGGCAAGGTCTACCTCGGTGAGGTACCCGTCGTACCGTCCCCGGTCGTCGAGTACTTCGAGGGCCGTATGCACGCAGGTGCCGACGACGCCGACGAGCTGGTCGCCGCCGTCCACCGGATCATGGCCTACGCGGACCGCGTCCGCCGGCTGCGGGTGCGCGCCAACGCCGACAACGCCGAGGACGCGCTGCGCGCCCGCCGCTTCGGTGCCCAGGGCATCGGCCTGTGCCGCACCGAGCACATGTTCCTCGGTGAGCGCCGCGAGCTGGTCGAGCACCTGATCCTCGCGGACACCGACAAGGAGCGCGAGGAGGCACTGAGTGCCCTCCTGCCGCTCCAGAAGAAGGACTTCGTCGAGCTGTTCGAGGCGATGGACGGGCTGCCCGTCACCGTCCGCCTGCTGGACCCGCCGCTGCACGAGTTCCTGCCCGACATCACCGAGCTGTCGGTGCGCGTCGCCCTCGCCGAGGCCCGCAAGGACGCCAACGAGAACGACCTGCGCCTGCTCCAGGCCGTGCACAAGCTGCACGAGCAGAACCCGATGCTGGGTCTGCGCGGTGTCCGTCTCGGCCTGGTCATCCCCGGTCTGTTCGCCATGCAGGTCCGGGCGATCGCCGAGGCCGCGGCCGAGCGCAAGAACGCCAAGGGCGACCCGCGCGCCGAGATCATGGTTCCGCTCGTGGGCACCGTCCAGGAGCTGGAGATCGTCCGCGAGGAGGCCGACGCGGTCATCGCCGAGGTGGAGGCCGCCACCGGCACCAGCCTCAAGCTGACCATCGGCACGATGATCGAGCTGCCGCGCGCCGCCCTGACGGCCGCCCAGATCGCCGAGGCCGCGCAGTTCTTCTCCTTCGGTACGAACGACCTGACCCAGACGGTGTGGGGCTTCTCCCGCGACGACGTCGAGGCCAGCTTCTTCACCGCGTACCTGGAGAAGGGCATCTTCGGGGTCTCGCCGTTCGAGACCATCGACAAGGACGGCGTCGGCGCGCTGGTCCGCAGTGCGGTCCAGGCCGGCCGGGCGACCCGCCCCGACCTCAAGCTCGGCGTCTGCGGCGAGCACGGCGGTGACCCCGAGTCGGTCCACTTCTTCCACGAGGTGGGTCTCGACTACGTCTCCTGCTCGCCGTTCCGCATTCCGGTGGCGCGCCTGGAGGCCGGCCGCGCCGCGGCCGAGGCGAAGGGCAGCGACAGCCGCTGA
- a CDS encoding glycine--tRNA ligase gives MAADKIETIVSLSKRRGFVFPCSEIYGGSKAAWDYGPLGVELKENIKRQWWKAMVTGREDIVGIDSSVILAPEVWVASGHVATFSDPLTECTSCHKRHRADHLEEAYEAKHGRLPENGLADINCPNCGVKGQFTEPKQFSGMLETHLGPTQDTGSKAYLRPETAQGIFTNFAVVQTTSRKKPPFGIAQMGKSFRNEITPGNFIFRTREFEQMEMEFFVKPGEDEQWQEYWMQERWNWYRDLGIREENIRWYDHPKEKLSHYSKRTADIEYRFNFGGNEFSELEGVANRTDFDLKAHSAASGANLTYHDQESGERYTPYVIEPAAGVNRAMLAFMLDAFNEDEAPNAKGVMEKRTVMRFDPRLAPIKVAVLPLSRNAQLSPKAKGLAADLRKNWNIEFDDAGAIGRRYRRQDEIGTPFCVTVDFDTLDDNAVTVRERDTMKQERVSLDQIQSYLGSRLLGC, from the coding sequence GTGGCCGCCGACAAGATCGAAACCATCGTCAGCCTGAGCAAGCGCCGTGGCTTCGTTTTCCCGTGCAGTGAGATCTACGGCGGCTCCAAGGCCGCCTGGGACTACGGCCCGCTCGGTGTCGAGCTCAAGGAGAACATCAAGCGCCAGTGGTGGAAGGCGATGGTCACCGGGCGTGAGGACATCGTCGGCATCGACTCCTCCGTGATCCTGGCCCCCGAGGTCTGGGTCGCCTCCGGTCACGTCGCGACCTTCTCCGACCCGCTCACCGAGTGCACCTCGTGTCACAAGCGCCACCGCGCCGACCACCTGGAAGAGGCGTACGAGGCCAAGCACGGCCGTCTCCCCGAGAACGGCCTCGCCGACATCAACTGCCCCAACTGCGGTGTGAAGGGCCAGTTCACCGAGCCCAAGCAGTTCTCCGGCATGCTGGAGACCCACCTCGGCCCGACCCAGGACACCGGCTCCAAGGCGTACCTGCGCCCCGAGACCGCCCAGGGCATCTTCACCAACTTCGCCGTGGTGCAGACCACCTCGCGCAAGAAGCCGCCCTTCGGCATCGCGCAGATGGGCAAGTCCTTCCGCAACGAGATCACGCCGGGCAACTTCATCTTCCGCACCCGCGAGTTCGAGCAGATGGAGATGGAGTTCTTCGTCAAGCCGGGCGAGGACGAGCAGTGGCAGGAGTACTGGATGCAGGAGCGGTGGAACTGGTACCGCGACCTCGGCATCCGCGAGGAGAACATCCGCTGGTACGACCACCCGAAGGAGAAGCTGTCCCACTACTCGAAGCGCACCGCCGACATCGAGTACCGCTTCAACTTCGGTGGCAATGAGTTCTCCGAGCTGGAGGGCGTCGCCAACCGCACCGACTTCGATCTCAAGGCCCACTCCGCGGCCTCGGGCGCGAACCTCACCTACCACGACCAGGAGTCGGGGGAGCGCTACACCCCGTACGTCATCGAGCCGGCGGCCGGTGTCAACCGCGCCATGCTCGCCTTCATGCTCGACGCGTTCAACGAGGACGAGGCCCCGAACGCCAAGGGCGTCATGGAGAAGCGCACCGTGATGCGCTTCGACCCGCGCCTGGCCCCGATCAAGGTGGCCGTCCTGCCGCTGTCCCGCAACGCGCAGCTGTCGCCGAAGGCCAAGGGCCTCGCCGCTGACCTGCGCAAGAACTGGAACATCGAGTTCGATGACGCGGGCGCCATCGGCCGCCGCTACCGCCGTCAGGACGAGATCGGTACGCCGTTCTGCGTCACCGTCGACTTCGACACCCTGGACGACAACGCGGTGACCGTGCGCGAGCGCGACACCATGAAGCAGGAGCGCGTCTCCCTGGACCAGATCCAGAGCTACCTGGGCAGCCGTCTGCTCGGCTGCTAG
- a CDS encoding VC0807 family protein, producing the protein MILSIALSAVAPIVTYNTLVDDHGWSEASALLASGAWPVLDTAVMVAWRRKLDEFAIIALVFLVITAVVSLVGAQSAQALLVKDSAVTGLFGLLCLATLLAPRPLMFYFGRKFGTDGTPAGVAYYNDLWRFEGFRNTQRRMTLVWGVVYLIEAAVRIVLSYILDTSTMVTLSPFMIYGTLGGLSLWTVRFVKHAKAEGEKRAAEAAAAAQAAGSAA; encoded by the coding sequence TTGATCCTGTCCATCGCGCTCAGCGCGGTCGCACCGATCGTCACCTACAACACGCTCGTCGACGACCACGGTTGGAGCGAGGCTTCGGCGCTGCTGGCCAGTGGCGCCTGGCCGGTGCTCGACACCGCCGTCATGGTGGCCTGGCGGCGCAAGCTCGACGAGTTCGCCATCATCGCCCTGGTGTTCCTGGTGATCACCGCCGTGGTCTCCCTCGTGGGCGCCCAGTCCGCCCAGGCCCTGCTGGTCAAGGACTCCGCCGTCACGGGCCTGTTCGGGCTGCTGTGCCTGGCGACGCTGCTCGCGCCGCGTCCGCTGATGTTCTACTTCGGCCGCAAGTTCGGCACGGACGGCACCCCGGCGGGCGTGGCGTACTACAACGACCTGTGGCGGTTCGAGGGCTTCCGCAACACCCAGCGCCGCATGACCCTGGTCTGGGGCGTGGTGTACCTCATCGAGGCGGCGGTCCGGATCGTCCTGTCGTACATCCTGGACACCTCCACCATGGTGACCCTCAGCCCGTTCATGATCTACGGGACGCTCGGCGGCCTGTCCCTCTGGACGGTCCGCTTCGTCAAGCACGCCAAGGCGGAGGGCGAGAAGCGGGCCGCCGAGGCGGCCGCCGCCGCGCAGGCCGCGGGCTCCGCGGCCTGA
- a CDS encoding DoxX family protein, which produces MFIAYAVVAGLLALVLAASATFTLQRNEAVMASMRKVEVPDSWLPRLAALKAAGAIGLVAGLWVTPLGVAAAVGVTLYFAGAVISHLRVKDFELAPAAVLTLAAAAALTLRMAA; this is translated from the coding sequence ATGTTCATTGCCTATGCCGTCGTCGCCGGCCTGCTCGCACTCGTCCTGGCCGCGTCCGCCACGTTCACGCTCCAGCGGAACGAGGCGGTCATGGCGAGCATGCGGAAGGTCGAGGTCCCGGACAGCTGGCTGCCCCGGCTGGCCGCACTGAAGGCGGCCGGTGCGATCGGACTGGTCGCCGGCCTGTGGGTGACACCACTGGGCGTCGCCGCCGCCGTCGGCGTGACCCTCTACTTCGCGGGCGCGGTGATCAGCCACCTGCGCGTCAAGGACTTCGAACTGGCCCCGGCGGCGGTCCTGACCCTGGCCGCAGCGGCTGCACTGACCCTGCGCATGGCGGCATAG
- the dusB gene encoding tRNA dihydrouridine synthase DusB produces MTTLPPPLAIGPHTVQPPVVLAPMAGITNAPFRTLCREFSGGKGLFVSEMITTRALVERNEKTMQLIHFDASEKPRSIQLYGVDPATVGKAVRMIVEEDRADHIDLNFGCPVPKVTRKGGGSALPYKRNLLRAILREAVAGAGDLPVTMKMRKGINDDHLTYLDAGRIAVEEGVTAIALHGRTTAQHYGGTADWDAIARLKEHVPEIPVLGNGDIWCAEDALRMVRETGCDGVVVGRGCLGRPWLFNDLVAAFEGRPEDFHKPTLREVAATMHRHAELLGEWIGDEARGVIDFRKHVAWYLKGFSVGSEMRKKLAVTSSLAELDAHLSELDLDQPWPESADGPRGRTSGNNRVVLPDGWLKDPYDCAGVSEDAELDTSGG; encoded by the coding sequence ATGACCACGCTCCCCCCGCCGCTCGCGATCGGCCCGCACACCGTGCAGCCCCCCGTGGTGCTCGCCCCCATGGCCGGCATCACCAATGCCCCGTTCCGTACCCTCTGCCGCGAGTTCAGCGGCGGCAAGGGGCTGTTCGTGAGCGAGATGATCACGACCCGCGCCCTGGTCGAGCGCAACGAGAAGACCATGCAGCTGATCCACTTCGACGCCTCCGAGAAGCCCCGCTCGATCCAGCTGTACGGGGTCGACCCGGCGACGGTCGGCAAGGCGGTCCGCATGATCGTCGAGGAGGACCGCGCCGACCACATCGACCTCAACTTCGGCTGCCCGGTCCCCAAGGTGACCCGCAAGGGCGGCGGCTCCGCCCTCCCGTACAAGCGGAACCTGCTGCGCGCGATCCTGCGCGAGGCGGTCGCGGGCGCCGGTGACCTGCCGGTCACCATGAAGATGCGCAAGGGCATCAACGACGACCACCTCACCTACCTGGACGCCGGACGGATCGCCGTCGAGGAGGGCGTCACCGCCATCGCCCTGCACGGCCGCACCACCGCCCAGCACTACGGCGGCACCGCCGACTGGGACGCCATTGCGCGGCTCAAGGAGCACGTGCCGGAGATCCCGGTGCTCGGCAACGGCGACATCTGGTGCGCCGAGGACGCGCTGCGCATGGTCCGCGAGACCGGCTGCGACGGCGTGGTGGTGGGGCGCGGCTGCCTGGGACGCCCGTGGCTGTTCAACGACCTGGTCGCGGCGTTCGAGGGGCGACCGGAGGACTTCCACAAGCCGACGCTGCGCGAGGTCGCGGCCACGATGCACCGGCACGCCGAACTGCTCGGTGAGTGGATCGGCGACGAGGCGCGCGGGGTGATCGACTTCCGTAAGCACGTGGCCTGGTACCTCAAGGGCTTCTCGGTGGGCTCCGAGATGCGCAAGAAGCTGGCGGTCACCTCGTCGCTGGCCGAGCTGGACGCTCATCTGAGCGAGCTCGACCTGGACCAGCCGTGGCCCGAGAGTGCGGACGGCCCGCGCGGCCGGACGTCCGGAAACAACCGGGTTGTCCTTCCGGATGGCTGGCTGAAGGATCCGTACGACTGCGCGGGCGTGAGCGAGGACGCCGAACTGGACACGTCCGGGGGCTGA
- a CDS encoding aldo/keto reductase — protein sequence MTTNENTRTLGSTGPSVFPLGLGCMGMSALYGEADRSESIATIHAALDAGVTLLDTGDFYGMGHNELLIGEALRTAPAAAREQALTSVKFGALRTVEGGFAGYDGRPDAVRNFLAYSLQRLGRDHIDVYRIARVDPAVPIEETVGAIAEAVEAGHVRHIGLSEVGADTLRRAAAVAPIADLQIEYSLISRGIEEEILPTARELGIGITAYGVLSRGLISGHFSRDRELAPGDFRGMSPRFQGENLRHNLDLVDALRKVAEDKGVSIAQTAIAWVLSRGEDIVPLVGARRRDRLSEALGAMDVKLSPADLAAIEEAVPAGAAAGDRYPAAQMAHLDSER from the coding sequence ATGACGACGAACGAGAACACCCGCACCCTCGGCTCGACCGGCCCCTCCGTCTTCCCGCTGGGTCTGGGCTGCATGGGCATGTCCGCCCTGTACGGGGAGGCCGACCGCAGCGAGTCGATCGCGACCATCCACGCCGCCCTGGACGCCGGGGTCACGCTGCTCGACACCGGCGACTTCTACGGCATGGGCCACAACGAGCTGCTCATCGGCGAAGCCCTGCGCACCGCGCCCGCCGCCGCCCGCGAGCAGGCGCTGACCAGCGTGAAGTTCGGCGCGCTGCGGACGGTCGAGGGCGGCTTCGCCGGCTATGACGGCCGCCCCGATGCAGTCAGGAACTTCCTGGCCTACTCGCTCCAGCGCCTGGGTCGGGACCACATCGACGTCTACCGGATCGCCCGCGTCGATCCGGCGGTCCCGATCGAGGAGACCGTCGGTGCCATCGCCGAGGCCGTCGAGGCCGGGCACGTGCGGCACATCGGCCTCTCCGAGGTCGGCGCGGACACCCTGCGCCGGGCCGCGGCCGTGGCTCCGATCGCCGACCTCCAGATCGAGTACTCGCTCATCTCCCGCGGCATCGAGGAGGAGATCCTGCCGACCGCCCGCGAGCTGGGCATCGGGATCACGGCGTACGGGGTACTGAGCCGCGGCCTGATCAGCGGGCACTTCAGCCGTGACCGGGAGCTGGCGCCGGGCGACTTTCGCGGGATGAGCCCCCGCTTCCAGGGCGAGAACCTCCGGCACAACCTCGACCTCGTCGACGCCCTGCGCAAGGTCGCGGAGGACAAGGGGGTCAGCATCGCGCAGACCGCCATCGCGTGGGTGCTCTCGCGCGGCGAGGACATCGTGCCGCTGGTGGGTGCCCGCCGCCGGGACCGACTGTCCGAGGCACTGGGTGCCATGGACGTGAAGCTGAGCCCTGCGGACCTGGCGGCCATCGAGGAGGCGGTCCCGGCCGGAGCCGCGGCCGGCGACCGGTATCCGGCAGCCCAGATGGCCCACCTCGACAGCGAGCGCTGA
- a CDS encoding metal ABC transporter substrate-binding protein has protein sequence MNARRLIPAAALAGAVALGATALTACSGASAAGGREDGKLQVMSSFYPMQFLAEQIGKDHVKVATLTKPGVEPHDLEITPRQTGQLGESDVVIYLKGLQPAVDKAVAQSGVKHVVDAAALTELEVHASAGHDHAHEGEEAHAGEEGHDHGHSHDEAGEDPHVWLDPVKYAEVAKGVGAALEKADPGHAAEYRKNADELAGKLAALDTEFKDGLKDTASKTFITTHSAFGYLAERYGLDQEGISGVDPESEPSPARMKELQAVAKKDNVSTVFFEALASGKTAKTLATDTGLKTDVLDPLEGISDKSQGADYFEVMRSNLKNLQKALGSK, from the coding sequence ATGAACGCACGACGACTCATACCCGCCGCCGCCCTCGCCGGAGCCGTCGCCCTCGGCGCCACGGCCCTCACCGCCTGCTCCGGAGCCTCCGCCGCAGGTGGCCGCGAGGACGGCAAGCTGCAGGTCATGTCGTCGTTCTACCCGATGCAGTTCCTCGCCGAACAGATCGGCAAGGACCACGTGAAGGTCGCCACCCTGACCAAGCCGGGCGTCGAACCCCACGACCTGGAGATCACCCCGCGGCAGACCGGCCAGCTCGGCGAATCCGACGTGGTGATCTACCTCAAGGGCCTGCAGCCCGCCGTCGACAAGGCCGTCGCCCAGTCCGGCGTGAAGCACGTCGTCGACGCCGCCGCCCTCACCGAACTGGAGGTCCACGCCTCCGCCGGCCACGACCACGCCCACGAGGGCGAGGAGGCCCACGCCGGGGAAGAGGGCCACGACCACGGCCACAGCCACGACGAGGCCGGCGAGGACCCCCACGTCTGGCTCGACCCGGTGAAGTATGCGGAGGTCGCCAAGGGCGTCGGCGCGGCCCTGGAGAAGGCCGACCCCGGCCACGCGGCCGAGTACCGCAAGAACGCTGACGAGCTGGCCGGCAAGCTGGCTGCGCTCGACACCGAGTTCAAGGACGGCCTGAAGGACACCGCGTCCAAGACCTTCATCACCACGCACTCCGCCTTCGGCTACCTCGCCGAGCGCTACGGCCTCGACCAGGAGGGCATCTCCGGCGTCGACCCCGAGTCCGAGCCGAGCCCGGCCCGGATGAAGGAGCTCCAGGCCGTCGCGAAGAAGGACAATGTCTCGACCGTGTTCTTCGAGGCGCTGGCCAGCGGCAAGACGGCCAAGACGCTCGCCACCGACACGGGCCTGAAGACCGACGTCCTCGACCCGCTTGAGGGCATCTCCGACAAGTCCCAGGGCGCTGACTACTTCGAGGTCATGCGGTCCAACCTGAAGAACCTGCAGAAGGCGCTCGGTAGCAAGTGA